The Kineothrix sp. MB12-C1 genome includes a window with the following:
- a CDS encoding dipicolinate synthase subunit B, which yields MKLKGKNIGFAITGSFCTFDNILKELEKLKSEDVNIVPILSFHASSMDTRFGRAADFKEKVKAITGNELILTIEDAEPIGPGNMLDILVIAPCTGNTLAKLSAGITDTPVLMAAKAHMRNNKPLVISVSTNDALGLNLTNIGVLMNAKEIYFVPFGQDNAMQKTKSMIAKTEWLIPAMEYALEGIQCQPLIQ from the coding sequence ATGAAGCTTAAGGGAAAAAATATAGGATTCGCTATTACGGGTTCTTTTTGTACGTTCGATAATATACTAAAGGAGCTGGAAAAGTTAAAAAGTGAGGATGTGAATATTGTACCGATTCTCTCCTTCCATGCCAGCTCTATGGATACCCGCTTCGGTAGAGCGGCTGATTTTAAGGAGAAAGTAAAGGCAATCACAGGGAATGAACTGATTCTTACCATTGAGGATGCGGAGCCGATAGGTCCCGGAAATATGTTGGATATTCTCGTTATTGCCCCTTGCACCGGGAATACGCTTGCGAAGTTAAGCGCAGGTATTACCGATACACCGGTATTAATGGCTGCAAAAGCGCATATGAGGAATAATAAGCCTCTCGTTATTTCGGTATCTACCAATGATGCACTCGGATTGAATCTTACCAATATCGGTGTATTGATGAATGCGAAAGAAATTTATTTTGTACCTTTTGGCCAAGATAACGCCATGCAAAAAACAAAATCTATGATAGCGAAGACCGAATGGCTCATCCCTGCTATGGAGTACGCGTTGGAAGGCATACAGTGCCAGCCGCTAATACAATAA
- the flgM gene encoding flagellar biosynthesis anti-sigma factor FlgM, with product MRIEAYSQVQQIYKKTKIDKSQKAVSQSASDQLQISSMGREYQLAKQAIANSADVREEITAPLKKSIQTGTYEVSTEKFADKLLQKYEEMR from the coding sequence ATGCGTATAGAAGCTTATTCACAGGTTCAGCAGATCTATAAAAAAACAAAAATTGACAAAAGCCAGAAAGCGGTCAGCCAAAGTGCGTCGGATCAGCTTCAGATTTCCAGTATGGGAAGAGAGTACCAGCTTGCGAAGCAGGCGATAGCAAACAGTGCGGATGTCAGAGAAGAAATAACCGCTCCTCTCAAAAAGAGTATTCAGACGGGTACTTACGAGGTGAGCACGGAGAAATTTGCTGATAAGCTATTACAGAAATACGAAGAAATGAGGTAG
- a CDS encoding flagellar protein FlgN has product MASLMENLIDVLGKLCDEYENLLGLSTQKTPVIIAGDLKELSKITDEEQIVVSIINHLDRSRQEAVRDIANVVNRDVEDLKLANIIQMLEPRPVEQQKLAVVYDRLTEVVGQVRRVNSQNRELLSSALEMVEFEINMLQAVKAAPATANYNKGAYSSGSVIGVDRSDFDAKQ; this is encoded by the coding sequence GTGGCAAGTTTGATGGAGAACCTAATAGATGTATTAGGGAAATTATGCGATGAGTATGAGAACTTGCTGGGACTTTCCACACAAAAGACACCGGTAATTATTGCCGGTGATTTGAAAGAGCTATCAAAAATCACGGATGAAGAACAAATCGTTGTAAGTATAATCAATCATTTGGACCGCAGCAGGCAAGAAGCGGTTCGTGATATTGCCAACGTAGTAAACAGGGATGTTGAAGATTTGAAGCTTGCTAACATTATTCAGATGCTTGAGCCAAGACCGGTAGAGCAGCAGAAGCTGGCGGTAGTATATGACAGACTGACGGAAGTAGTCGGTCAGGTACGTAGGGTGAATTCCCAGAACAGAGAGCTTTTATCCAGCGCGCTTGAGATGGTCGAGTTTGAAATAAATATGCTCCAGGCAGTGAAGGCAGCTCCTGCAACAGCCAATTACAATAAGGGTGCATACAGCTCTGGAAGTGTAATTGGGGTGGACAGAAGCGATTTCGATGCAAAACAATAA
- a CDS encoding dipicolinate synthase subunit DpsA, with amino-acid sequence MEANGTVLVFGGDRRLTFLAEGLTEYFTEVITYPLHSCDHGKEISDSEIAFLEEAFAKADIIVGPIPFSRDGVHVWSERGKMVTIDVFGEYMQKGQQLFAGKIPETLINKIKEKRVICHDFMKMEQVEEENSLATAEGALAEAITLSVNNLHTGNCLILGYGKCGKAIANLLKGWQIPTTVAVRREEARAEAESQGFHGVLLEQLTERIGSMTFIFNTIPAMVLKGELLDRLEKDAVIVDIASAPGGTDFETCERLGIKAVLSLGIPGRYSPKTSADILLRAMLPICEKEKRL; translated from the coding sequence ATGGAAGCAAATGGTACAGTTCTGGTTTTTGGGGGAGATAGAAGGCTTACCTTTTTGGCCGAGGGGCTGACGGAATATTTTACCGAGGTAATTACCTATCCGCTTCATAGTTGTGACCATGGCAAGGAGATTTCCGATTCCGAGATAGCTTTTTTGGAAGAAGCATTTGCGAAAGCAGATATTATCGTGGGGCCCATTCCTTTTTCCAGAGATGGTGTGCATGTGTGGAGTGAAAGAGGAAAGATGGTTACGATAGATGTGTTCGGTGAATATATGCAAAAAGGGCAGCAACTGTTTGCAGGGAAGATACCTGAGACTCTGATAAATAAGATAAAAGAGAAGAGGGTAATTTGCCATGATTTTATGAAGATGGAGCAGGTGGAGGAAGAGAATTCACTTGCTACGGCGGAAGGGGCTTTGGCAGAAGCGATTACCCTTAGTGTTAACAACCTTCATACAGGCAATTGCCTGATCCTCGGATACGGAAAGTGCGGGAAAGCAATTGCTAATCTGCTGAAGGGCTGGCAGATACCTACCACCGTTGCTGTGCGAAGGGAAGAGGCGAGGGCAGAAGCAGAAAGCCAGGGGTTTCATGGAGTGCTTTTAGAGCAGTTAACGGAGCGGATAGGAAGTATGACATTTATCTTTAATACGATACCGGCGATGGTGCTAAAGGGGGAGTTGCTAGACAGACTTGAAAAAGATGCAGTCATTGTGGATATCGCATCCGCACCTGGCGGAACTGACTTTGAAACGTGTGAACGGCTCGGGATAAAAGCGGTACTCTCCCTTGGAATTCCGGGGAGGTATTCTCCGAAGACGAGTGCTGATATTTTGCTCCGGGCAATGCTGCCTATATGTGAGAAGGAGAAGCGTTTGTAA